In a single window of the Govania unica genome:
- a CDS encoding TonB-dependent receptor, with protein sequence MGKIQFLPGILVPILAFSGALAAESKIVQFDVDAQSASSGIREFAQQAGVPILAPSEVVSDKRINAVGGTMEVEQALKLMLRGTKINYKVDRGAIILSQLDQSIGTAALPFPVAMQAEADNRLSAPAATREPEVEIVVTGSRVARNGFEAPTPMTVLTAEEMSLSASPNVADALNKLPILRPSLTASSTTSNSNYSGGNYLDLRGLGANRTLVLVDGKRFVSSIVEGPTDINVIPQALIAGVDVVTGGASAAYGSDAVGGVVNLRLDHNLEGVRATLQGGITDHNDHRNYLASLAVGQGFSGGRGKLLLSVEAAQNSGVFSLSRRDWGRDQRGAIANPAYTATNDEPRNLLVNNALRSNTSYGGVINSGPLKGIQFAPDGSAIPFQYGDLVTSRTMMGGDGAYADINSIIETPTKRRSGYGRLSYELSDSLSAYAEGSWAQADTTTLSTTREDTSIRVTPDNPFLPQSVRTAMAQQGLGSVTVGRYNRDYGTGTYYLRNKTVRGVLGLEGEIGGWNWDAYYTHGDTKNSRAGRNIRNNEHYAFAVDATTDPLTGAAVCRNVGARAAGCIPLNIFGDGAPSPQSIGYVTGDTSWRVGHLTQDAAALSVRGKPLSLWAGPLSVAGGIEYRRDSAVVTMDELTANGIFATGTSVPWAGHVNVKEAFAEVLVPLAENVSWAQSLNLDLAGRLTDYSTSGTVNTWKVGGNWNVNDVLRFRTTLSRDIRAPSLSELYSGTVQGRQDVLDPVLNRTYQVLISTKGNAGLKPEIANTFTAGVVFSNLLIPGFRASIDYYDIKVKDAIAAITFRSIVDRCYRDQPALCSLITRGANTEITDVQASPQNLQSLKARGIDFEASYTAHIGEGSLSLRTIVSYLNHISYNDGLVETVLDGSLLTPLAIGVNGQPKWRAMGSATYELNRATFHMSTRYIGAANISNLYTGKDLDKLRVSPVAYVDLSASYALIDGDKTTAELFVAVQNAFDTAPPATDGARGTEPAVYDLIGRTYTAGLRLKF encoded by the coding sequence ATGGGAAAAATTCAATTTTTGCCGGGAATTTTAGTGCCGATATTGGCATTTTCCGGCGCATTGGCAGCTGAATCAAAGATCGTACAGTTTGACGTCGACGCGCAGTCGGCCTCGTCTGGCATACGTGAGTTTGCTCAGCAAGCGGGCGTGCCGATCCTGGCGCCGTCCGAGGTGGTCTCCGATAAAAGAATTAATGCAGTGGGCGGCACGATGGAAGTCGAGCAGGCACTGAAACTCATGCTGCGAGGCACGAAGATCAACTATAAGGTCGATCGGGGGGCAATAATCCTCAGTCAGCTCGATCAGTCGATTGGCACAGCGGCCCTGCCATTTCCTGTCGCCATGCAGGCAGAGGCTGACAACAGACTGTCCGCGCCCGCAGCCACACGGGAGCCAGAAGTCGAAATCGTCGTGACCGGCAGTAGGGTCGCGCGGAATGGCTTCGAGGCACCGACGCCGATGACAGTACTTACAGCCGAAGAAATGAGTTTGAGCGCTTCTCCGAACGTCGCGGATGCGTTGAATAAATTGCCAATACTGCGTCCCAGTCTGACGGCGAGCAGCACGACCAGCAACTCGAACTATTCGGGTGGCAATTATCTCGATCTGCGCGGCCTGGGGGCTAATCGCACGCTGGTTCTGGTCGATGGCAAGCGCTTTGTTTCGTCCATAGTTGAGGGGCCAACCGACATCAACGTTATCCCGCAGGCGCTGATTGCGGGTGTCGATGTCGTTACGGGCGGTGCATCGGCGGCTTATGGGTCGGATGCGGTCGGGGGTGTCGTCAACCTCAGGCTCGACCATAACCTCGAAGGTGTGCGGGCGACGCTCCAAGGGGGGATCACCGATCACAATGATCACCGCAACTACCTTGCCTCCCTGGCGGTAGGACAGGGCTTTTCGGGTGGTCGCGGAAAATTGCTGCTTTCAGTAGAAGCGGCGCAGAATAGCGGCGTCTTTTCACTGTCGCGGCGAGACTGGGGCAGGGACCAGCGTGGCGCCATCGCCAATCCAGCCTATACCGCGACCAATGACGAGCCGCGCAATCTTCTGGTAAATAATGCGCTGCGATCCAACACGAGCTATGGCGGCGTAATTAATTCCGGGCCTTTGAAGGGTATTCAGTTTGCCCCGGACGGCTCCGCTATTCCCTTCCAATATGGGGACCTGGTCACTTCGCGGACGATGATGGGAGGAGACGGTGCTTATGCCGATATAAACTCGATCATTGAGACGCCGACGAAACGGCGCAGCGGCTACGGCCGTCTGTCGTACGAACTCAGTGATTCCTTGTCGGCATATGCGGAAGGTTCCTGGGCGCAGGCCGATACAACGACGTTGAGCACGACGCGTGAAGATACGTCGATACGGGTCACGCCAGATAATCCGTTTCTGCCGCAATCCGTACGTACGGCCATGGCACAACAGGGTCTCGGCTCGGTAACCGTCGGCAGATACAACCGTGACTACGGCACGGGCACCTATTATCTCCGCAATAAGACGGTCCGCGGAGTTCTGGGCCTTGAAGGCGAGATCGGCGGCTGGAACTGGGACGCTTATTACACGCATGGCGATACGAAAAACAGCCGTGCCGGCAGGAATATCCGGAACAACGAACATTACGCTTTTGCCGTTGATGCGACGACCGATCCGCTGACCGGAGCGGCTGTCTGCCGTAACGTAGGGGCAAGGGCGGCCGGGTGCATTCCACTCAACATCTTTGGTGATGGTGCGCCGTCGCCCCAGTCAATCGGCTATGTTACGGGTGACACCTCATGGCGTGTGGGCCACCTGACGCAGGATGCTGCCGCCCTGTCGGTGCGTGGTAAACCGCTGTCGCTCTGGGCCGGGCCACTATCGGTTGCCGGCGGCATCGAATATCGCCGGGATAGCGCGGTGGTGACGATGGATGAACTTACCGCAAACGGCATATTTGCGACGGGCACATCGGTGCCATGGGCGGGCCATGTCAATGTCAAGGAGGCTTTTGCGGAAGTCCTTGTGCCGTTGGCCGAGAACGTCAGCTGGGCGCAATCGCTCAACCTCGATCTCGCGGGGCGGCTCACGGATTACAGCACGTCGGGCACGGTCAATACCTGGAAGGTTGGCGGCAACTGGAACGTCAACGACGTCCTTCGCTTCCGCACAACGTTATCGCGCGACATCCGGGCGCCTTCCTTGTCGGAACTCTATTCGGGGACGGTACAGGGTCGACAGGACGTTCTGGACCCAGTTCTGAACCGGACCTACCAGGTGTTGATTTCAACCAAAGGCAATGCGGGGCTTAAGCCCGAGATCGCGAATACGTTCACAGCGGGCGTGGTGTTCAGCAATCTTCTGATCCCCGGCTTCAGAGCATCAATCGATTATTATGATATCAAGGTGAAAGATGCGATCGCGGCCATTACTTTCCGCAGCATCGTCGACAGATGTTATCGTGATCAGCCGGCTTTATGCTCGCTTATCACGCGCGGTGCCAACACCGAGATCACCGATGTTCAGGCGTCTCCACAGAATCTTCAGTCGTTGAAGGCGCGTGGGATCGATTTTGAAGCGAGCTACACCGCCCACATTGGTGAGGGTTCTCTTTCGCTCCGCACGATCGTCAGCTATCTAAATCACATAAGCTATAATGACGGTTTGGTGGAAACGGTGTTGGACGGCAGTCTGCTGACGCCACTTGCAATCGGCGTCAATGGCCAACCCAAATGGCGCGCAATGGGGTCGGCCACCTACGAACTTAATCGGGCGACCTTCCATATGTCCACGCGCTACATCGGCGCGGCTAACATCAGTAACCTCTACACCGGCAAGGACTTGGACAAGCTTCGGGTTTCGCCGGTCGCCTATGTGGACCTTTCAGCGTCCTATGCCTTGATCGACGGCGACAAGACGACTGCCGAACTCTTCGTGGCGGTGCAGAATGCGTTCGACACCGCACCACCGGCCACTGACGGGGCACGGGGCACCGAGCCTGCCGTGTATGACCTCATCGGGCGAACCTACACGGCTGGCCTGCGGTTGAAATTCTGA
- a CDS encoding YncE family protein encodes MNGLNKLLLACAVFVAGAPALAGEYLVVANRGSRDLSIIRLTDHHLAATLPIHETGKVDDVAAMPDGSLLFANVQLDPDETPNAKPRGEVLAFSSRTGQRAWTQKVDGVPHHMTVSADGKQLFVPLFDRQRIEILDTATGAIIGSLYGRLGMHTTVLSNDGKTLYAGSIFTGQIYAFDIASRKLVRSLSLSNGEFGGIAVRPFAVTADDATIYAQLSGLHGFAVLDVAKNKVKKLVRYGDLPADFEYPDYPYNVDHGLELSPDGKTLVMVSESTRKVYVYSVDPLVLRKTIPVGRVSKWVSFSASGDHAYVSNSGDNDISVISMKSLAEVARIATGGVGGTIMRVLEIPDANITELAKAK; translated from the coding sequence ATGAACGGTTTGAATAAATTACTGTTGGCGTGTGCTGTTTTCGTGGCGGGCGCTCCGGCGCTGGCGGGAGAATATCTCGTCGTGGCCAACCGTGGTTCGCGGGATCTTTCGATTATAAGGCTTACGGACCATCATCTTGCGGCGACACTGCCAATTCACGAGACGGGCAAAGTGGATGATGTCGCGGCGATGCCCGACGGTTCGCTTCTGTTTGCCAATGTCCAGCTCGATCCCGATGAGACTCCGAACGCGAAGCCGAGGGGCGAGGTCCTCGCGTTCAGCAGTCGCACGGGTCAGAGAGCCTGGACGCAGAAAGTCGATGGCGTTCCTCATCACATGACGGTCTCGGCCGACGGCAAGCAATTGTTCGTGCCGCTGTTCGACAGACAGCGGATCGAGATCCTTGATACCGCCACCGGGGCGATCATCGGGTCTTTGTATGGGCGGCTGGGTATGCACACCACCGTATTGTCAAACGACGGCAAGACGCTTTATGCAGGGTCTATTTTTACCGGTCAGATCTATGCGTTCGATATCGCATCGCGTAAGTTGGTGCGGTCTTTGAGCCTGAGTAATGGCGAATTTGGCGGCATTGCTGTGCGGCCCTTTGCGGTTACGGCGGACGACGCCACCATATACGCTCAGCTATCCGGTCTGCACGGATTTGCCGTGCTCGACGTCGCCAAAAACAAAGTGAAAAAGCTTGTTCGCTACGGCGATCTTCCCGCAGATTTCGAATATCCTGATTATCCTTACAACGTAGATCACGGGCTGGAACTCTCACCCGATGGCAAAACGCTGGTCATGGTGTCAGAGAGTACGCGAAAGGTTTACGTCTATTCGGTCGATCCGCTCGTGCTGCGCAAAACCATTCCGGTAGGCAGGGTTTCCAAATGGGTGTCGTTCTCAGCGAGTGGCGATCACGCCTATGTGTCGAATTCCGGCGATAATGACATCAGTGTCATCTCGATGAAGTCGCTTGCCGAAGTTGCCCGGATCGCGACCGGCGGCGTCGGCGGCACGATCATGAGAGTGCTCGAAATCCCTGACGCAAACATCACTGAACTTGCAAAGGCAAAATAG
- a CDS encoding M20/M25/M40 family metallo-hydrolase, translating to MTLRHGILVAILIALTISPANAQPTGEAEFRAIYRELVETNTTLSSGSCTLAAERMAARLKAAGFRDDDLHVLVDPGHPKEGSLVAILPGSDPDAKAILLLAHIDVVEAKREDWQRAPFTLVEEDGYFYGRGTSDDKAQAAVWVDTLARFKREGVRHQHTLKMALTCGEETVSGFNGAQDLATNHRDLIDAEFALNEGVGGLLDENGRQIVLNIQAGEKFPQDYRIEVTNAGGHSSRPTKENAIYRLADALVKLRAYDFPIQVNEVTRGYFEAMAKLQPEGAGAAMAAFAADPADAVAAKMIAETNPAWNALLRTTCVATLLDGGHATNALPQRATANVNCRILPGVSPDQVRETILAVVADPQVTVTTLKARSAIAPQPLLTERVMEPARIVAARVFPSVPFVPVMATGGTDAAFVTPAGIPTYGITGFFVGPEGSNAHGLNERMRVRSLMDGRNFLYELVKAYVGVVRDE from the coding sequence ATGACCCTTCGTCATGGAATACTGGTTGCAATCCTGATTGCCTTGACGATTTCGCCCGCCAACGCTCAGCCGACTGGCGAAGCGGAGTTTCGTGCGATCTACCGCGAGTTGGTCGAGACGAACACGACCCTGTCGTCGGGGAGTTGTACGCTGGCGGCCGAGCGCATGGCGGCGCGGCTCAAAGCGGCGGGATTTCGCGACGACGACCTTCATGTTCTGGTCGATCCGGGGCATCCCAAAGAAGGCAGCCTGGTTGCGATCCTCCCGGGTAGCGATCCCGATGCGAAGGCGATCTTGCTTCTCGCCCACATAGATGTGGTTGAGGCCAAGCGCGAGGATTGGCAGCGAGCCCCCTTCACATTGGTCGAGGAGGATGGCTATTTTTACGGACGCGGCACGAGCGACGATAAGGCTCAGGCGGCGGTCTGGGTCGACACGCTTGCTCGGTTCAAGCGTGAGGGGGTGAGGCACCAGCACACGCTCAAGATGGCACTAACCTGCGGCGAGGAGACCGTGTCCGGCTTCAATGGAGCTCAGGATCTCGCCACCAATCACCGCGACCTGATCGATGCCGAATTCGCGCTTAACGAAGGCGTCGGCGGGCTGCTCGACGAGAATGGCAGGCAGATCGTCCTTAATATTCAGGCCGGGGAAAAATTTCCGCAAGATTATCGGATCGAAGTCACCAATGCCGGCGGACACAGTTCCCGGCCGACAAAAGAAAATGCAATCTATCGGCTCGCAGATGCGCTGGTGAAGCTGCGAGCCTATGACTTTCCTATCCAGGTGAATGAGGTGACTCGCGGATATTTTGAAGCGATGGCTAAACTGCAGCCAGAAGGAGCAGGCGCGGCAATGGCGGCCTTCGCAGCCGATCCGGCCGATGCCGTGGCGGCCAAGATGATTGCCGAAACCAACCCGGCGTGGAACGCGCTGTTGCGGACCACCTGCGTCGCAACTCTGCTGGATGGCGGGCACGCGACGAACGCACTTCCGCAGCGCGCGACGGCCAATGTTAACTGCCGGATTCTTCCCGGCGTTTCTCCTGACCAAGTGCGCGAAACGATCCTGGCTGTGGTGGCGGATCCGCAGGTCACCGTGACGACGTTGAAGGCGCGGAGCGCGATCGCGCCGCAGCCGCTACTTACTGAACGGGTAATGGAGCCTGCGAGGATCGTCGCTGCGCGGGTATTTCCTAGCGTGCCATTCGTCCCGGTGATGGCGACCGGTGGCACTGATGCCGCATTCGTCACTCCGGCTGGTATCCCGACCTACGGCATCACCGGCTTTTTCGTGGGACCAGAAGGCAGCAATGCGCATGGTCTGAATGAACGGATGCGGGTCCGATCTTTGATGGACGGACGCAACTTCCTCTACGAACTGGTCAAGGCCTATGTCGGCGTGGTGCGAGATGAATGA
- a CDS encoding FMN-binding glutamate synthase family protein → MTIRTGRYTVFILLLGALISTLALGPGGYWGGIVLTILVALCSLGVWDLLQTRHAILRNYPVIGHVRWLVEMIRPEIRQYLLESDTEATPFSRAQRSLVYRRAKKEPADHPFGTLIDVYGKDYEFIQQSLAPIVTPDPASFRIVIGNDQCAQPYSASILNISAMSFGALSANAIRALNKGAAMGGFYHDTGEGSISAYHLEAGGDIVWQIASGYFGCRDEDGRFNPVRFAKQAILPQVKMIELKLSQGAKPGHGGVLPGRKVTAEIARTRNVPIGVDCISPARHSAFETPLEMLAFLDQLRALSGGKPVGFKLCVGLPWEFMAIVKAMIETGIVPDFIVVDGAEGGTGAAPAEFSDHVGVPMREGLLFIHNTLVGAGLRHRVRLGAAGKLISAFDIAAVLAMGADWVNSARGFMFALGCIQSMSCHTNRCPTGIATQDTGRSRALVVPDKAERVRRFHDRTVAALAEMLGAAGLSHPDDLHPRHLVHRIDSAEIRQFDRMHYFATPNDLVENRAESSFYQSNWNLAQTGSFAPVSQDHATGQLKREAP, encoded by the coding sequence ATGACAATAAGAACCGGACGATATACCGTCTTCATATTGCTTCTTGGCGCGCTGATCAGCACGCTTGCGCTTGGGCCAGGTGGCTATTGGGGCGGCATTGTGCTCACTATTCTGGTGGCGCTCTGCAGTCTGGGAGTCTGGGACCTCCTGCAAACACGCCACGCTATATTGCGGAACTATCCAGTGATCGGGCATGTGCGATGGCTGGTCGAGATGATCCGGCCGGAAATACGCCAGTATCTTCTCGAAAGCGATACTGAAGCGACGCCATTCTCGCGGGCTCAGCGTTCGTTGGTCTATCGTCGGGCAAAAAAAGAACCTGCTGATCATCCGTTTGGCACGCTGATCGACGTCTATGGCAAGGACTATGAGTTTATCCAACAATCGCTTGCGCCGATTGTGACGCCTGATCCTGCCAGCTTTCGCATTGTGATCGGCAATGACCAGTGCGCTCAGCCTTATTCCGCGAGCATCCTTAACATTTCCGCGATGAGTTTCGGAGCGCTTTCGGCCAATGCCATTCGGGCCTTGAACAAGGGTGCCGCCATGGGTGGCTTCTACCATGACACGGGCGAGGGCAGCATCAGCGCCTATCATCTTGAAGCTGGCGGCGACATCGTCTGGCAGATCGCCAGCGGCTATTTCGGTTGCCGGGATGAAGATGGTCGGTTCAATCCTGTACGCTTTGCCAAGCAGGCGATTTTGCCCCAGGTGAAAATGATCGAACTCAAGCTGAGCCAAGGGGCGAAACCAGGGCATGGCGGCGTTCTGCCCGGCCGGAAAGTCACCGCGGAGATTGCCCGAACGCGCAACGTGCCGATAGGCGTTGATTGCATCTCGCCGGCACGCCATTCAGCTTTTGAGACGCCGCTCGAAATGCTGGCGTTTCTCGATCAGCTCCGTGCCCTTTCAGGCGGCAAGCCAGTTGGGTTCAAGCTCTGCGTTGGGTTGCCGTGGGAGTTCATGGCGATCGTCAAAGCTATGATCGAAACCGGTATCGTGCCAGATTTTATCGTGGTTGACGGTGCGGAGGGCGGCACGGGAGCGGCGCCGGCAGAATTCAGTGACCATGTCGGGGTGCCGATGCGCGAAGGTCTGCTGTTCATCCATAATACCCTCGTCGGCGCCGGTCTTCGGCACAGGGTGCGCCTGGGTGCTGCGGGCAAGCTCATCAGCGCCTTCGATATCGCCGCCGTGCTTGCGATGGGCGCGGACTGGGTCAATTCCGCCCGTGGCTTCATGTTTGCGTTGGGCTGCATCCAGTCCATGAGTTGTCATACCAACCGCTGCCCGACCGGGATCGCAACCCAGGACACGGGACGGAGCAGGGCACTTGTCGTGCCGGACAAGGCAGAGCGCGTTCGTCGGTTCCATGACCGAACTGTGGCGGCTCTTGCCGAGATGCTCGGGGCTGCCGGTTTAAGTCATCCGGACGATCTCCATCCGCGGCATCTCGTGCATCGCATTGATTCCGCCGAAATTCGCCAATTCGATCGCATGCATTACTTTGCCACCCCAAATGACCTGGTCGAGAACCGCGCGGAAAGTTCCTTCTATCAGAGCAATTGGAATCTTGCGCAAACAGGGAGTTTTGCTCCGGTCAGCCAGGACCACGCAACAGGACAGCTTAAGCGGGAAGCCCCATAA
- a CDS encoding amidohydrolase, which translates to MSFKVSRRIAALLLAATIVPSIAAAAPLDAQQTAQILKLAKAQTPAMNKAALQVWNFAEVGYQEQRSSAVLQAQLKAAGFTVTPGVAGMPTAFVASYRNGDGPVIGILAEFDALPGLAQKAEPVQAPIAGQLAGHGCGHNLFGAASVSAAITVRNWMAAQGVKGEIRVFGAPAEEGGSGKVYLVRDGLFKDVDVALHWHPGNSNNASQGPSLANISGKFRFHGASAHAAGAPDRGRSALDGAQIMTTAVEFLREHVPDGTRIHYVITNGGKAPNVVPDFAEVYLYVRNGDPQIVKDVWARVIKAAEGAALATGTTTDNEITGGVYSLLPNETLMKAMDESLRAVPITPWSDTERAFATKMVESFDRKPATMDPTAIETATFKRTGGIGGSTDVSDISWTVPTVGLSTMTFVPGTPGHSWQATAAAGSPIGLKGAETAAETLALTAGRLLLDREIVAAAKEEFMKARGEDFVYKAMVGDRQPPLDYRKDSKGSE; encoded by the coding sequence ATGTCATTCAAAGTTTCGCGCCGCATCGCTGCACTGTTGCTCGCTGCGACCATAGTTCCATCAATCGCAGCCGCCGCACCACTTGATGCGCAGCAGACGGCCCAGATCCTGAAGTTGGCTAAGGCGCAGACACCCGCGATGAACAAGGCTGCGCTGCAGGTCTGGAACTTCGCCGAAGTCGGATATCAGGAACAACGCAGCTCAGCCGTACTTCAGGCGCAGCTCAAGGCGGCCGGCTTCACTGTCACCCCAGGCGTAGCCGGAATGCCGACGGCCTTCGTCGCGAGCTACCGCAACGGCGACGGGCCTGTGATCGGCATCCTCGCCGAGTTCGATGCGCTGCCTGGCCTGGCACAGAAGGCAGAGCCGGTTCAAGCGCCGATCGCTGGCCAGCTTGCAGGCCATGGCTGCGGCCACAACCTGTTCGGGGCTGCATCCGTATCCGCAGCGATCACTGTGCGCAACTGGATGGCTGCGCAAGGCGTGAAGGGTGAAATCCGCGTCTTCGGCGCGCCCGCGGAAGAAGGTGGATCAGGCAAAGTTTATCTGGTGCGCGACGGCCTGTTCAAAGACGTCGATGTGGCGCTGCACTGGCACCCAGGCAACAGTAACAACGCCTCCCAGGGACCGTCGCTCGCCAATATCTCGGGCAAGTTCCGCTTCCATGGTGCGTCTGCCCATGCTGCCGGAGCACCCGATCGCGGTCGCTCGGCACTGGACGGCGCGCAAATTATGACCACGGCCGTCGAATTCCTGCGCGAACATGTGCCCGATGGCACGCGCATCCATTATGTCATCACCAACGGAGGCAAAGCGCCCAACGTCGTACCCGACTTCGCCGAAGTCTATCTCTATGTCCGAAACGGCGACCCTCAGATCGTCAAGGATGTTTGGGCGCGCGTCATAAAGGCAGCCGAGGGTGCCGCGCTCGCTACCGGAACGACGACCGATAATGAGATCACCGGCGGCGTTTATTCACTGCTGCCCAACGAAACATTGATGAAGGCGATGGACGAGAGCCTGCGTGCTGTCCCGATCACGCCCTGGTCCGACACGGAGCGTGCGTTCGCGACCAAAATGGTGGAAAGTTTCGACCGCAAGCCGGCGACAATGGACCCCACCGCGATCGAAACGGCCACGTTCAAGCGGACGGGTGGCATTGGTGGATCGACCGACGTGTCTGACATCAGTTGGACAGTGCCTACAGTCGGCCTTTCAACGATGACCTTCGTCCCCGGAACTCCCGGCCATAGCTGGCAGGCGACGGCTGCAGCCGGCTCGCCGATCGGCTTGAAGGGTGCAGAAACCGCTGCGGAAACTCTTGCGCTGACCGCGGGGCGGTTATTGCTCGACCGCGAGATCGTGGCCGCTGCGAAAGAGGAATTCATGAAGGCGCGTGGCGAGGACTTTGTTTACAAAGCAATGGTCGGCGACAGGCAGCCCCCGCTCGACTATCGCAAGGACAGCAAAGGTTCGGAATAA
- a CDS encoding TonB-dependent receptor, protein MVRFQARTLASVVVFASWAGMAAYAQAQTQVEKAEKAESQREFSTGLIEDIVVTATRRSESLSTVPISIAAVSQESIDQRGIRDMGDLARSTPSLQFRQGNQGSNYIAIRGVTSLVGASTTGIYIDETPIQARAMGAGNATATAFPVLFDLERVEVLRGPQGTLFGSGSQGGTVRFILPSPSLTHFSGGARAEVGLTKGGSASYEAAGAVGGPILEDKLGFRVSAYYRHDGGWVDRRPISGRNDSEDNINTRGSLSLRGALALQATDSLLITPSVFYQKIKIDGSNDFWNILSDPNEGRFVTGTQVGDYGSDRFVLPSLKIEADLGSVALTSATSYFTRDQFLSTDYTAFTTATFTPGIRRLFVPSMPDFFSVAEFGQKQRSFTQEVRLQSTAPDARLNWVVGAFYQHAKQTVTQRNTAENFAQAVKALTGGTMLQVFGRDVLPGNTVYTASDDSLDEQIAAFGQLDYKVVDWLTLTAGLRVARMRFDFVNKQDGPINAPLPTGANGAQSETPITPKFGISIKPDDESLYYATVSKGVRPGGANAAISAVTCGAELAAIGFTESPGQFKADSVWSYEVGAKKSLLDRKVRIATSAYYIDWKDIQQRVGLGCGFVFTANLGAATSKGFDLQLDVNPVRGLTLSATVAYADTKYSETAYGGVIGSTGKRAIIVSKGDLLNTVPWSFTLNGSYEHDIGDDMTGYVRADYNYYSSYHPGGGPGSANYDARVAEIPQVTNLNMRLGLRRDEFDVSLFANNLLNSSDITRQALLTTGAPMIRYNTLRPRTLGATVSYRF, encoded by the coding sequence ATGGTGCGTTTTCAAGCGCGAACTTTGGCGTCAGTAGTGGTCTTTGCTTCATGGGCAGGGATGGCGGCTTACGCGCAGGCTCAGACGCAGGTCGAAAAGGCCGAAAAGGCTGAATCGCAGCGGGAGTTTAGCACGGGGCTCATCGAAGATATCGTAGTCACCGCGACACGCCGCTCGGAATCGCTCAGCACTGTTCCAATCAGTATCGCGGCGGTGTCGCAGGAGAGTATCGACCAGCGCGGCATCCGCGACATGGGCGATCTTGCACGATCGACGCCCAGTCTGCAGTTTCGTCAGGGCAATCAGGGCTCCAATTATATCGCGATCCGCGGTGTGACCTCCCTGGTCGGTGCATCGACCACCGGTATCTATATCGACGAGACGCCGATTCAGGCGCGCGCGATGGGTGCAGGCAACGCGACGGCGACAGCCTTCCCGGTGCTTTTTGATCTTGAGCGCGTCGAAGTTCTGCGCGGGCCGCAAGGCACGCTCTTCGGTTCCGGATCGCAAGGCGGCACGGTGCGCTTTATTCTGCCTTCACCGAGCCTTACTCACTTCAGTGGCGGCGCGCGCGCCGAAGTTGGCCTCACCAAAGGCGGTTCTGCAAGCTACGAAGCGGCTGGAGCTGTCGGCGGGCCGATCTTGGAAGACAAGCTTGGTTTCCGTGTGAGCGCCTATTATCGTCACGACGGCGGTTGGGTTGATCGCAGGCCTATTTCTGGCCGGAATGACAGTGAAGATAATATAAATACCCGTGGCTCGCTCAGCTTGCGCGGCGCGCTGGCGCTCCAGGCGACTGACTCACTCCTTATTACACCGTCGGTCTTCTACCAGAAGATCAAAATCGACGGCTCGAATGACTTCTGGAACATCCTGTCCGACCCCAACGAGGGACGCTTCGTGACCGGCACCCAGGTCGGCGACTACGGCTCGGATCGCTTCGTGCTGCCCTCGCTCAAGATTGAGGCGGACCTGGGCTCGGTAGCGTTGACCTCGGCGACTTCCTATTTCACCCGCGACCAATTCCTGTCCACGGATTATACGGCGTTCACCACCGCGACGTTCACACCGGGCATCCGCCGTCTGTTCGTGCCGTCTATGCCTGATTTCTTCAGTGTTGCGGAGTTCGGCCAGAAGCAGCGCAGCTTCACGCAAGAAGTACGTCTGCAATCCACGGCTCCCGACGCGCGGCTGAATTGGGTGGTTGGTGCCTTCTACCAGCATGCCAAGCAAACTGTAACGCAGCGCAATACCGCTGAAAATTTCGCTCAGGCGGTCAAGGCGCTGACCGGAGGGACGATGCTACAAGTGTTCGGCCGGGACGTCCTGCCGGGCAACACGGTTTATACTGCGTCCGACGATTCGCTTGACGAACAGATCGCCGCGTTTGGCCAGCTGGATTACAAGGTGGTCGATTGGCTGACGCTGACCGCGGGCCTCCGCGTCGCGCGTATGCGATTTGATTTCGTCAACAAACAGGATGGCCCGATCAACGCGCCACTCCCGACAGGGGCAAACGGCGCTCAGTCCGAAACACCGATCACGCCGAAATTTGGCATCTCGATCAAGCCGGATGACGAGAGTCTGTACTACGCCACCGTATCCAAAGGCGTTCGTCCCGGCGGCGCCAACGCTGCAATCTCGGCGGTAACCTGCGGCGCAGAACTGGCGGCGATCGGCTTTACTGAATCGCCTGGACAGTTCAAAGCTGACAGCGTGTGGAGCTATGAGGTAGGCGCAAAGAAATCGCTGCTCGACCGCAAGGTGCGGATCGCGACGAGCGCTTATTATATCGACTGGAAAGACATCCAGCAGCGCGTCGGACTGGGCTGCGGTTTCGTCTTCACGGCGAACCTCGGTGCAGCAACCAGCAAAGGCTTCGACCTGCAGCTGGATGTCAATCCGGTGCGTGGGCTTACTCTTTCGGCGACCGTTGCCTACGCCGACACCAAGTATAGCGAAACCGCTTATGGTGGCGTCATCGGTTCGACCGGGAAGCGCGCGATCATCGTCAGCAAGGGTGATCTGCTCAATACCGTGCCGTGGTCGTTCACGCTTAACGGCAGCTATGAACATGATATCGGTGATGACATGACGGGTTATGTACGGGCTGATTACAACTATTACAGCTCTTACCATCCCGGCGGCGGACCCGGTTCAGCAAACTACGACGCACGGGTAGCGGAAATTCCGCAGGTCACCAACCTCAACATGCGCCTCGGTCTGCGCCGTGATGAGTTTGATGTATCGCTGTTCGCGAACAATCTGCTCAATTCTTCCGACATTACGCGACAGGCGCTGTTGACCACCGGCGCTCCGATGATCCGTTACAACACTTTGCGTCCGCGGACCTTGGGCGCAACAGTGAGCTACCGCTTCTAA